Proteins found in one Candidatus Binatia bacterium genomic segment:
- a CDS encoding transketolase C-terminal domain-containing protein produces MGKATRAAFGDALHRIGSTHPRVVVLDADLASSVGTKKFADAFPQRFFELGIAEGNMVGIAAGMALGGLTPFVASFACFLTGRFEQIRMSIGYNNAGVRVVGTHCGIGIGEDGYSQMGLEDIALMRSLPNMVVIQPGDAVEAEKATEFLADYVGGPAYLRLTRQALDDVNGAGYRFEFGKAVELRQGQDLEIVASGGVLAEALKAAEKLSKEGISAGVLNLHTIKPIDAEALQKAASRTGRILTVEDHGVAGGIGGAVVEALSEMRGVAIRIHGVHSYGESGTGSQLYAKHALDAAGIARVASDFLRSDARHCGGAA; encoded by the coding sequence ATGGGCAAGGCCACGCGCGCAGCGTTCGGTGATGCCCTGCACCGAATCGGCTCCACCCATCCGAGGGTCGTGGTGCTCGATGCCGACCTTGCCAGTTCGGTCGGCACCAAGAAGTTCGCCGACGCTTTCCCCCAGCGTTTCTTCGAGCTCGGCATCGCCGAAGGCAACATGGTCGGAATCGCGGCAGGCATGGCGCTCGGCGGACTTACGCCGTTTGTTGCAAGTTTTGCCTGCTTTCTGACCGGGCGCTTCGAGCAGATCCGCATGTCGATCGGCTACAACAACGCCGGCGTGCGCGTCGTCGGAACCCACTGCGGAATCGGCATCGGCGAAGACGGCTATTCTCAGATGGGCCTCGAGGATATCGCGCTGATGCGCTCGCTGCCGAACATGGTCGTGATCCAGCCGGGCGATGCGGTCGAGGCCGAGAAGGCCACCGAGTTCCTGGCCGACTACGTGGGCGGCCCGGCCTACCTTCGCCTGACGCGCCAGGCGCTCGATGACGTCAACGGCGCCGGCTACCGCTTCGAATTCGGCAAAGCGGTCGAGCTGCGCCAGGGACAGGACCTGGAGATCGTCGCGTCGGGCGGAGTGCTTGCGGAAGCACTCAAGGCAGCAGAAAAGCTTTCCAAGGAAGGTATTTCCGCCGGAGTTCTAAACCTTCACACGATCAAGCCGATCGACGCCGAGGCGCTCCAGAAGGCGGCGTCCCGCACCGGGCGCATCCTTACGGTCGAGGACCATGGCGTGGCCGGCGGGATCGGTGGCGCTGTGGTGGAGGCGCTGTCGGAAATGCGCGGCGTCGCCATCCGCATCCACGGGGTCCACAGTTACGGGGAGTCGGGGACCGGCTCCCAGCTCTACGCCAAGCATGCGCTGGACGCTGCCGGGATCGCCCGGGTCGCGAGCGATTTCCTGCGCAGCGACGCCAGGCATTGCGGGGGAGCGGCTTAG